The Thermoanaerobaculia bacterium region ACCTCTCGCAGAACGCCGAGTTCAAGCAGCGGTTCGAACGGGAAGCGAAGTCCGTCTCCCAGCTCTCGCATCCGCACATCTGCGCCCTCTACGACGTCGGAAACCAGGACGGGACCGAGTACCTCGTGATGGAGCTCCTCGAGGGACAGATCCTTTCGGACCGCCTCTCCCGCGGACCGCTCCCGAGAGAGCAGGTCCTGGAATTCGGAAAGCAGATCGCCGAAGCGCTCGACACGGCCCACCGCCGCTCGCTCGTGCACCGGGACTTGAAGCCGGGCAACGTCATGATCACGCGGTCGGGCGTCAAGCTCCTCGACTTCGGGCTCGCCAAGGCGATCGGGGCTCGGCCGGACGGCGAGGACGTCACGTCCCTTCCGACGGAGAGCGAGCGCCCACTGACGGAGCGCGGCACGATCCTCGGAACCTTTCAGTACATGGCTCCGGAGCAGCTCGAAGGGAAACCGGCGGATGCGCGCACCGATATATTCGCGCTCGGCTGCGTGCTGTACGAAATGGCGACCGGAAAGAAAGCGTTTTCCGGCGCGAGCCGCGCTTCGCTCATCTCCTCGATCATGTCGAGCGAGCCGCCGGCGATCTCCTCGGTCCAGCCGATGACTCCGCCCGCGCTCGACCGCATCGTGCGGACGTGCCTCGCCAAGGACCCCGACGAACGATGGCAATCCGCCCGGGACGTCAAGAGCGAGCTCGCCTGGATCGCCGAGGCCGGCTCGCAGGCGGGAGCGCCCGCCGTCGTCGCCTCGCGCCGCCGGAGCCGCGAGAGAACGGCGTGGCTCGTCGCGGGCGCCGCGGTCCTTGCCGCGGCGGCCGGCTGGTATCGCGTCGCCTCCGCGCCAAAGGAAACGCGGCGCGCGGTCCGGCTCTCTCTCGTCCGGCCGCCGAACGCCGCGTTCGATTTCGCTTCGTCGCTCACCGCTTCCTTCGACGGGAGCCGGATCGTCTTCGTCGGACACCGGAAGGACGACCGGCAGACGCTGTGGGTCCGGCCGATCGGCTCCCTCGAATCGCGCGAGCTCGCGGGGACCGACGGGGCGAGGATGCCTTTCTGGTCGCCGGACGGCCGCTTCATCGCCTTCTTCGCCGACGGCAAGCTGAAGAAGATCGAGGCCGCCGGAGGGCCGCCCGAGGCCCTCGCGGATGCGCCGGCCCCCTCCGGCGGCTCGTGGGGAACCCCGGACACGATCGTGTTCGTGCCCCACGACTACGATGGCCTCTTCCGGGTATCGGCGCGGGGAGGGCCGGTCGAACGAATCACGTCGCTTTCGCCCGGCGACGAGGCGCACCGCTGGCCGGTCGTGCTCCCCGACGGGGATCGCGTTCTCTTCCTCGTCGACGCGAACCAGACCGAGGGGCACTGGATGGCTCTGACGTCGCTCTCCTCGCGAAAGATCACGCACCTGGCGCACGCGATCTCGACGCTCGCCTTCGCCCCTCCCGATCGCGTCCTCTTCGTGAAATCGGGCTCCCTCGTCGCCCAGCGGATCGATCTCGCCGGCGCGAAGATCGCGGGCGATCCGGAGCCGGTCGGCGAGAGCGTTCTCCCGATCGGAGAAAACCACCGTTTCGATTTCAGCGTCTCCACGAGCGGCCTGCTTCTCTACCAGAGCGCCGATCCGAACATGCAGTTCTTCTGGCTCGACCGGTCGGGACGCCGGCTCCAGAGCCTGGGCGGGCCCGGACGCTACGGGCTTTTCGACATCTCGCCCGACGGGAGCCGCACCGCATTCGAGAAGCTGGACGCTGACGGACGGAACGAGAACATCTGGACTCTCGACCTCGCCCGCGGGATCGAGAGCCGCGTGACGTCGGGAAAGGCGGCGGATTTCAGCCCCGTCTGGATGCCCCCCGACGGGCGCACGATCGTCTTCTCGTCGTTGAGGAGCGGCGCAAACGGCGACATCTATTCCACGCCGGCGTCCGGCGGCGCCGAGGACCGGAAGCTCTTCGCGGCGCCGGTCGCGGGAGCGTCGGCCTCCACGGTCTCTCCTGACGGAAAGACCCTCGTGTACGGCACGCGCGCGACGGACACTCGCGATGACCTCTGGACGTTTCCTCTCGGTGGAGGGAAGCCGAGCCCCCTCCGGGTGACGCGGTTCGCCGAAACGGCGGCGCAGTTCTCCCGCGACGGGAAATGGCTGGCGTTCGTCGCGGACGACACGGGCCGCGACGAGGTCTACGTCCGTTCCGCGGCCGATCCTTCCCTCCAGGTCCAGATCTCGACCAACGGAGGGGAAAGGCCGCGCTGGCGGCGCGACGGGAAAGAGATCTATTTCGTGAGCGGCCCGACCGTGATGGCGGCCGCCCTGTCCGCCCGACCCGAGCTCCACGCCGATCCGCCGCGCTCGCTGTTCACCCTGACCGGCATGTTCAGCGACTACGACGTCTCGGCGGACGGCCAGCGCTTTCTCGTGACGGTCCCGCCGCGCGACTCCGCCGAGCCGATCGCCGTCGCCGTCCTCGACTGGATGGAAGGATTGAGGAAACCATGACGCTTGCCGCCGGAACGAAGCTGGGTCCCTATGATCCGCCGTTGCTCGCTGACGCGAGCTATGGCGCGACTTGTCCGCCTTCGCCGACACTTCGGCGGCCAAGGATCCATTCATGACACTTGTGGCGGGAACCCGCCTGGGGCCGTATGAGGTGCTTGCTCCGCTCG contains the following coding sequences:
- a CDS encoding protein kinase encodes the protein LSQNAEFKQRFEREAKSVSQLSHPHICALYDVGNQDGTEYLVMELLEGQILSDRLSRGPLPREQVLEFGKQIAEALDTAHRRSLVHRDLKPGNVMITRSGVKLLDFGLAKAIGARPDGEDVTSLPTESERPLTERGTILGTFQYMAPEQLEGKPADARTDIFALGCVLYEMATGKKAFSGASRASLISSIMSSEPPAISSVQPMTPPALDRIVRTCLAKDPDERWQSARDVKSELAWIAEAGSQAGAPAVVASRRRSRERTAWLVAGAAVLAAAAGWYRVASAPKETRRAVRLSLVRPPNAAFDFASSLTASFDGSRIVFVGHRKDDRQTLWVRPIGSLESRELAGTDGARMPFWSPDGRFIAFFADGKLKKIEAAGGPPEALADAPAPSGGSWGTPDTIVFVPHDYDGLFRVSARGGPVERITSLSPGDEAHRWPVVLPDGDRVLFLVDANQTEGHWMALTSLSSRKITHLAHAISTLAFAPPDRVLFVKSGSLVAQRIDLAGAKIAGDPEPVGESVLPIGENHRFDFSVSTSGLLLYQSADPNMQFFWLDRSGRRLQSLGGPGRYGLFDISPDGSRTAFEKLDADGRNENIWTLDLARGIESRVTSGKAADFSPVWMPPDGRTIVFSSLRSGANGDIYSTPASGGAEDRKLFAAPVAGASASTVSPDGKTLVYGTRATDTRDDLWTFPLGGGKPSPLRVTRFAETAAQFSRDGKWLAFVADDTGRDEVYVRSAADPSLQVQISTNGGERPRWRRDGKEIYFVSGPTVMAAALSARPELHADPPRSLFTLTGMFSDYDVSADGQRFLVTVPPRDSAEPIAVAVLDWMEGLRKP